CAAGGGCGAACGAGTTTTGTCATTGCCCATCGGTTAAAGACCATTTTGAATGCCGACAAAATCGTTGTCTTGCGTGATGGCAACATCATTGAGGAAGGGAGTCATGAGCAATTACTCGCGCAAAATGGCTTCTATGCCGAGCTTTACCACAATCAAATGGTGTTTGAATAACTTGTAAAAAGATTCCGAATAAAATCGGAGTCTTTTTTATTTTTATTCGTTTGTGAAACGGTTGCAATGGCTTCCTAGCCTCAATAATATATGTTATCCTTTTTATATCAGAACGATGGGTAGGACGGTTCTGATAAATATTGGGATGATGGAGGTAACGAATGAGTAAGCGTAGATATCTGGTCGCTATCGCCGGCATTTTGCTTCACCTGATGATTGGTTCCGTGTATGCATGGAGTGTTTTCACGGGACCGATTGCCAAACAAACCGGTTGGGCGTTGTCATCGGTGACAGTTGCGTTTAGTATCGCGATCTTCTTCTTGGGGATGAGCGCTGCCTTTATGGGTCGGCTGGTTGAGCGATTTGGTCCGCGACTGACAGGGACAGTTGCGGCGTTGCTATATGGCTCCGGCATTCTGTTGACAGGACTGGCGGTGCAACTTGAGTCTTTGCCGTTACTTTACATTGGGTATGGTGTTGTTGGTGGTTTGGGATTAGGTGCGGGTTACGTGACCCCGGTTTCAACCATCATTGCTTGGTTTCCAGACAAGCGCGGGCTCGCAACCGGCATGGCCATTATGGGCTTCGGTTTTGCTGCGATGCTGACCGGTCCGATTGCTCAGAACTTGATTGCTGGGATTGGACTGGTGCCAACGATGTATGTGCTCGGCACCGCATATTTACTTATTATGCTCACAGCAGCGCAGGTTATCCGGAAGCCACGTCCGGGTGAGGTTCCGGCTGCTGATATTGCTAAAAGTGTCAGTTTGACCGGTACTGCCATGACAGCCAATCAGGCAGTCAAAACGCGTTCATTCCGCTACCTGTGGCTGATGTTTTTCATCAACATTACCTGTGGGATCGGACTGGTTGCTGTTGCGTCACCGATGGCGCAACAGCAAACCGGCATGTCTGCGGCTACGGCAGCGATGATGGTCGGGGTCGTAGGTTTGTTTAACGGTTTTGGTCGACTGGCTTGGGCAACACTCTCGGATCTGATTGGCCGTCCGCTGACGTACACACTGATTTTTACGGTGGATGTCGCTATGTTGGCTGGCATTCTGGTATTCAGCTCACCATTGCTCTTCGGGATCGCCTTATGCCTGATCATGTCCTGCTACGGTGCAGGGTTCTCTGTCATTCCAGCCTACCTTGGCGATGTTTTTGGTACGAAACAGTTAGGCGCTATTCACGGCTATGTCTTGACGGCGTGGGCAGTTGCTGGAGTTGTTGGACCGACCCTGCTTAGCCTTAGCGATCAATACTTCCACAGCTATACTTACAGTTTGATTTTCTTCGTTGCGCTTGAATTGGTTGCTTTTATTCTCTCGATTCGCATTCGCCGGCAGTTCAGCGTTGTGGCTCGTGATGAAAAGGTGACGGATTCACTCGAAAGGGAACATTGATTGGCTAATACTGTGACAGCCTCGAAAAAGGCTGCTCGTGATCAACGAATGATTGGGGAAATTGACGGTTGTATTGGTCTATAACAATGAAGTTTATAAATGAATAAGCTCTGGAAAAATCCATACAGATGTATGGATTTTTTTTGCACGCTAAAATCCCGGTATATCAACATTAATGATTCATAACGCGAAGTATTTAAAAACGTTTAAACATTATTAGTTGACATACCTGTACGTACAGGTAAAATAAAGTTTGCAAGTGAAAGCGATTTCTGGAGGAGAAGGCATGCGGAAGTATGATGTGATCTATCAGGATTTGAAAGATAAGATCGAGGCCGAAATTTATACGACTGGTTCATTATTGCCGAGCGAGAATACGCTGCAGGATATGTATCAGGCATCGCGCGACACGGTACGTAAAGCTTTGCGGCTGCTCAAAGATGATGGCTTCATTCAATCGCAGAAAGGCAGAGGATCAATCGTGATCAATCGCCAAGAATATGTCTTCCCGGTGTCAGGTGTCGTCAGTTATGCCGAATTGGCTAAGCAGCTTCACTTGCAGACAAGAACCGTGGTGTTGGCCAATCATTTTGCCGCACTTCCGGCCAAGTCCTTTAAAGATGTTGATCCGGATGTTGAAGTCAAGCAGATGCGTTTGCTGAAGCGAGTGCGTTACTTGGAAAAAGAGCCGGATATCATTGATATCGATTATTTGGATCCAAGAGTCGTGCCGCCGATTCCGGAGTCGGTGGCAAGGGATTCGTTGTATGCGTATCTCGAAGGACAAATTGGCTTGGAAATTGCTTATGCCACAAAAGAGATCACGGTTGAAACGGCAACTGAAGAAGATCGTCGTTATCTAAATCTTCCTGAAGGTGCCATGGTTGTAGTTGTTCGCAGTTGCAGTAGTTTGGCAGACACTAGAAAATTTCAATACACAGAGTCACGGCACCGGGCAGATCGCTTCAAGTTCCACGACTTCGCCCGGCGCGCACGACCATAGAGCGTGAGCAGGCGCGTTTAGAAACCGGAATGTAAGCGGCCTTGAACGTGATGGCCTGGGTTTGGCTATTGCGTTCAAGGTCCTTACATGCAGGTTTCTGCGCCTGCGAACGCGTTTCAAGCATAGCGTGATCTGATATGTTGAGACTCAAAATTTAAGTGGTTTTGAAAGCCTTTGTGTTTAGGTCTCAAGCTCAGCAAACGCTTTTCAGGAAAGGGAGTCACCATGGGATTTCATAATAAAGTCATTTATCAGCTATACCCCAAGTCTTTTTATGACAGCAATGGCGATGGGGTTGGCGATCTGCGCGGCATTATCGACAAGATCGATTACCTCAAGTCATTACATGTCGACATGATTTGGTTTAATCCATTTTTTGTTTCACCGCAGTATGACAATGGTTATGACGTTGCAGATTATCGTCAAATTGATCCACGCTTTGGGACCATGGCCGATTTTGACGAATTGGCCAAAAAACTTAAGGCGGCAGGTATCGACATCATGCTGGACATGGTGCTGAACCATACCAGCACAGAGCATGCTTGGTTTCAAAAGGCTTTAGCAGGTGACAAACATTATCAGGCATACTATTACATTCGACCACCAAAGCCGGATGGCAGTTTGCCAACAAATTGGGAAAGCAAGTTTGGCGGCCCAGCTTGGGCACCGTTTGGCGATACAGGCAATTATTATTTGCATTTATATGAACGACGCCAAGCAGATTTGAATTGGCACAATCCAGCGGTTCGACAAGAAGCTGCTGCCATTATCAATTTTTGGCGAGCAAAAGGTGTCCATGGTTTTCGGTTCGATGTTCTCAATGTTATTGGTAAAGCCGATAAGCTTGTTGATGCACCGCCAAGTGTGGCCAGCAAAACGTTGTATACCGATACACCGATTGTTCAGGACTATTTGAAGGAGCTGGCAGCAAACAGCTTCGGTCAAGATGATAATCGTGTGACGGTTGGCGAAATGAGTTCCACCACAATTGCCAATTCGATTGCTTATACCAAACCGGACAACCATGAACTTTCAATGGTTTTTCAATTCCATCATCTTAAAACAGACTACAAGAACGGTGAAAAGTGGAGCAAGGTGCCATATGATTTCAACGCCTTGCGCGATATTCTCCACACTTGGGGTCAGGGACTTGATCAAGGTGGTGGTTGGCAGGCACTGTTTTGGAACAACCACGATCAACCGCGGGCCATCAATCGATTTGGCGATGTCGGGCAATATCGGGTTAAAAGCGCGGAATTGCTGGCAGCGGCGATTCATTTGAGCCGCGGCACACCTTATATCTATATGGGCGAGGAGATTGGGATGACTGATCCTGATTACACCAGCATGGCAGATTATGTGGATGTGGAAGCTAAGAATGCTTATGCAGCACTGCTGGGAAAAGGCATGTCTGAAAAAGAAGCATTCGGCATTATTTTGGCGAAAGCCCGAGATAATAGCCGAACGCCAATGCAATGGGATGCCTCGGACCATGCAGGCTTTACCACTGGCACGCCTTGGTTGCGACCAACAAATCAAGCTGCAATTAATGTGCAGGCTGAGCTTGCACATGGTGAAATTTTTAAATTTTATCAGCAGCTGATCGCATTGCGTAAACAGTATCCAGTGATCAGTGACGGTAGCTACACGCCGTTTGGAACTGAAATTGATCGGTTGTATGCCTATATAAGAACATATGGCACACAACAATTGCTGGTGCTGAATAATTTCAGCGACAAGACAATGACCGTACCGCTACCCGAAAAGTTTCAAACTGCAAAAGTATTAATCACGAACGAAGCTACATTGACGCCAACCGCAACCATGACATTGCCGCCATACGCGACGATTGGGTTATTGCAGAAAGCGTGATTTGGCTGGTTCGCTAGAAGAAGGCACTTAAGACAAAGCGCAGCTGGGTTTTCGTGCCAGCAAGCGTGTTGATAAAAGGGGGAACAAGAAATGGCAGATACGAAAAAGTTGCAGCTCATGGCACCGGTCTCCGGCTTGGCCATGGCAATTACCGATGTTTCTGATCCGGTTTTTTCACAGAAAATGATGGGTGACGGTTTTGGCATCGATCCGACTGATGGTCAGATTGCCGCACCAGTTGACGGTCGGATTATGATGATCGCGGACACCAAACATGCGATTGGCATCAAAGCCGATAACGGCGCAGAATTATTGGTTCATTTGGGAATCGACACAGTCGAGCTTAAAGGCGCACCATTCGAAATTGATACGGCTATGGACGCCCGTGTCAAAGCAGGTGATCTCATCGGATCGATGGATTTGGATGCGATTAAGAAAGCTGGGAAAAAGACAACCGTCATTGTTGCGATTACCAACAGCAAAGAAGTCCTCGATCATCTCGACGTCAATGCTGGTGAAGTGAACCGCGGTGAAGAAGTTGCCGTGATGACGCCAAAGCCAATGGCCGCAACAGCCGCTGCTGCGCCAAAGAACGAAAGCAAATATGCCGCAACCGCTCGGCAGATTATTGCCGATGTTGGTGGTTCGCAGAATGTGAATAGCCTGATTCATTGCATTACGCGGTTACGTTTTTATCTGAAGGATGAACAGTTACCGGATGTTGACACCGTTAAGAATATTCCCGGCGTAATTGATGTTGCGCGTGCAAATGGCCAGTATCAGGTGGTCATTGGGCAAGCGGTTACTGATGTGTATGATGAAGTGATTAAACAATTGGGACCCGGCTACTCAAATGCTGAAGGTACTGCGCAAGCAATCCAAGAAACCCAGCTGGAAGCTCAAGATACTAGCGGATGGGGCAGGGTTAAGCATGGACTACAAGCGTTGATTGGTACAATCACTGGGTCCATGATTCCAGTTATTGGACTGTTAGCGGCCAGTGGTATGCTAAAAGGTATTTTGAATATTTTGACCACTTGGGGCGGTTTATCAGTTAAAAACCCGACTTATGAGATTATTAATGCGATGGGAGATGCCACTTTCTACTTTCTTCCAGTTATCGTTGGATTCACAGCGGCACAGAAACTTGGGTCAGATCCGGTTATTGTCGGCATTATCGGGGCATTCCTGATTTATCCCTCGATTGCGCAAATTGCAACTACAGGTAAAGTTAGCGGCACTTTGCTGGGCATGGGTATCAACGCCAACTTCTTCGGATTACCAGTACACATTGCCAATTACACCTATTCCATTTTCCCAATGATTTTTGCTGCATGGATGGCAGCAAAGCTTGAGCCATGGATCAAGAGCTGGATGCCACTTGTACTTAGAATGATTTTCAGCCCTTTGGTTGAGATCTTTTTAGTCGGGATGACCGTTGTGCTTGTTGTTGGTCCGCTAATTACCGTGGCGTCAGGGGCGATTACGGCTGGCATTCAGGCTTTGCTGAGTTTGACACCAATGATTTCGGACGCCATTATTGCTGGTTTCTATCAAGTGCTAGTTATTTTCGGCCTGCATTGGGCGGTTATTCCGATCATTACAGCACAATTATCCTCAGCACATCCTGAGTCTGTACTAAACGGAATTGTTTCCATTTCTATGATCGCGCAAGGTGCAGGTGCGTTGGCTGTTTGGGTGAAGACAAAACATAACCCGGCCCTCAAAGGGTTATCGCTTTCGGCATTTATTAGCGCTTGCTGTGGGATTACCGAACCTGCTATGTACGGGGTTAACTTGAAGTATGGTCGAGTCTTCATTTTTGCAAGCATTGGTGCAGCAATCGGCGGTCTCGTTAATGGACTTCTTGGGGTTAATATGTATGGCTTTACTGGCAGTTTCTTAGGATTCCCTTCTTTTGCTGCTCCGGGTTGGGCAAACAATCCGAACAACCTATGGAATTTCTGGATTGCTTCCATTGTGACGCTTGTGGCTGCCTTCCTACTGGTTTACTTCTTTGGTTATAAAGATGCTGACGCCAATCAAGCAAAAACGGCGCCAAAGAAAAAGCGTTTAGGCAAAACAGTTGAATAATGGCGTGTTCACCAACACTTACGGTTTCCATGTGTGCGTGAGCGGCAACAATTGATTAAAAAAGCACGATGTCAGCGGACATTGTGCTTTTTTCGATTTCAAGGCATGCCGAAGAGCAAGGTGCTCGTATGACGATACATGGTACTAACGCTTAGTTAAAAATGAGCAAATCATGGCAATGGTGGATAAGCGCTTTTAATTAAGCGCGTTATTCAATTTTCCTGTTCTTGCTTTAAAAAGTGATCCTATTTGAATTAAATTGCTTGCAGTTGTTGTAAAAATAAGGCAAACTAAGAGGTGCTCTCATGAAAAGTTAATTTTAGATGAAGGAGGGGCCAAGATGTATAAACGTTACAAAGATGTTTCGTTGATCTTAAAAATTGTCATTGGGATCATTGTTGGGGCAGTGTTAGGGGTAATGGTGCCCTCCTGGTCCTTTATTGATGTTCTCGGTAAATTATTCGTTGGCGCTTTAAAAGCGATTGCACCACTACTGGTCTTTCTATTAATTATGTCGGCGATCTCTAAGTATCGCTCAGGTGCGAAGAACCACTTTGGCACCGTTATTGTGCTTTATCTCAGTGCCACGTTGTTTTCATCAATTGCTGCCGTGGCGGTCTCGTATCTTTTTCCGATCAAATTGGTGTTGCCCGGTGCGATGAAGATCGCCGAAAGTGCACCGAAAGATCTGGGGACTGTTGTGACGAGCTTACTAACCAATGCCGTTGCCAATCCAATCTCTGCATTGGTTGAAGGTAATTACCTAGCTATTCTTTTCTGGTCCTTACTGATCGGTTCCGGTTTACGATTGACCAGTGCTGTGACCAAAAAGGTGGTCACGGAATTGGCCGATACTGTCAGCGCTGTCGCTCAAAATGTCATTCAGTTCGCACCGTTTGGGATTGTCGGGTTGTTACATGAGTCCTTGAGCAAAACTGGTGTCAAAGGGGTCATGGCATATGGTCAGCTGCTCATGCTGCTGGTTGCCACGATGGTATTTGTTTACTTAGTCGTGTACCCATTCATGGTTTGGTTGATGACCCGGCAAAATCCGTATCCGTTGACTTTTTGGACGCTGAAAGTCAGTGGCATTCCGGCATTCTTTACAAGAAGCGGCGCTGTCAATATTCCCATCAACTTGAAGGCATCAAAAGATCTCGGATTAAATGAAGAAAGTTATGCGATCTCAATTCCGCTTGGTGGCTCGGCAAATTCTGGTGGTGCAGCGATTACGGTGTCGATCATGACATTGGCAACCGCCAATACCATGGGTGTACATGTCAGCATTTTCCTGGCCTTGCTGCTATGTTTCTTGTCTGCCATCTCGGCTACCGGGGTTTCCGGGATCGCAGGTGGCTCACTGTTGTTAATTCCAATGGCGGCTTCATTGTTTGGCATTTCAAATGATATTGCCATGCAGGTTGTCGGTATCGGTTTTATCATCGGCGTGGTTCAAGATTCAGTTGAAACGGCTGTTAACTCCGCGTCTGACTTGCTGTTCACCGCGACTGCCGAGTATGCCGACGATCGCCGTGAAGGACATCCGGTTGATATTCGAGCTAAGGTCAAAGCGGCAGGCAAGGGAACGGCAGAAGTTGTCACACCTGAAAAGGCCAATGAAGCTGAAGAAAGTGAACAAGTTTAGTTTGATAAAAAGAATCGCGATTTTTTCGCGATTCTTTTTATGTCCGGCTAATTTCAGACAAAATGATAACGAGTGTCTTTAAACTCACATTGGACAATAACGAATGTCTTTAAACTCACAGCGCTTTCCAGCCAAGCTGAAATGTGCTAACCTATTTCTCATACGTTTTTTAAATATGTGAGAGACTGACTGCTTGATGAGCAGTGCCATGGAGGTTACCGATGGGGCAAGTTTGGCAACGATTGATTAGAAAAGAAGATCCAAGTGTTTATGAAGATAAGGATTCACATTTACCGCGCGTTTTACGCGTCCGCGATTTTCTTGCGTTAGGGGTCGGGACGATTGTGTCGGCTTCGATTTTTACATTACCAGGGGTGGTGGCGGCAAAACATGCTGGTCCCGCTGTGTCGATTTCTTTCTTAGTAGCCGCGATAGT
This genomic window from Lacticaseibacillus paracasei subsp. paracasei contains:
- a CDS encoding L-lactate MFS transporter, producing MSKRRYLVAIAGILLHLMIGSVYAWSVFTGPIAKQTGWALSSVTVAFSIAIFFLGMSAAFMGRLVERFGPRLTGTVAALLYGSGILLTGLAVQLESLPLLYIGYGVVGGLGLGAGYVTPVSTIIAWFPDKRGLATGMAIMGFGFAAMLTGPIAQNLIAGIGLVPTMYVLGTAYLLIMLTAAQVIRKPRPGEVPAADIAKSVSLTGTAMTANQAVKTRSFRYLWLMFFINITCGIGLVAVASPMAQQQTGMSAATAAMMVGVVGLFNGFGRLAWATLSDLIGRPLTYTLIFTVDVAMLAGILVFSSPLLFGIALCLIMSCYGAGFSVIPAYLGDVFGTKQLGAIHGYVLTAWAVAGVVGPTLLSLSDQYFHSYTYSLIFFVALELVAFILSIRIRRQFSVVARDEKVTDSLEREH
- the treR gene encoding trehalose operon repressor → MRKYDVIYQDLKDKIEAEIYTTGSLLPSENTLQDMYQASRDTVRKALRLLKDDGFIQSQKGRGSIVINRQEYVFPVSGVVSYAELAKQLHLQTRTVVLANHFAALPAKSFKDVDPDVEVKQMRLLKRVRYLEKEPDIIDIDYLDPRVVPPIPESVARDSLYAYLEGQIGLEIAYATKEITVETATEEDRRYLNLPEGAMVVVVRSCSSLADTRKFQYTESRHRADRFKFHDFARRARP
- the treC gene encoding alpha,alpha-phosphotrehalase produces the protein MGFHNKVIYQLYPKSFYDSNGDGVGDLRGIIDKIDYLKSLHVDMIWFNPFFVSPQYDNGYDVADYRQIDPRFGTMADFDELAKKLKAAGIDIMLDMVLNHTSTEHAWFQKALAGDKHYQAYYYIRPPKPDGSLPTNWESKFGGPAWAPFGDTGNYYLHLYERRQADLNWHNPAVRQEAAAIINFWRAKGVHGFRFDVLNVIGKADKLVDAPPSVASKTLYTDTPIVQDYLKELAANSFGQDDNRVTVGEMSSTTIANSIAYTKPDNHELSMVFQFHHLKTDYKNGEKWSKVPYDFNALRDILHTWGQGLDQGGGWQALFWNNHDQPRAINRFGDVGQYRVKSAELLAAAIHLSRGTPYIYMGEEIGMTDPDYTSMADYVDVEAKNAYAALLGKGMSEKEAFGIILAKARDNSRTPMQWDASDHAGFTTGTPWLRPTNQAAINVQAELAHGEIFKFYQQLIALRKQYPVISDGSYTPFGTEIDRLYAYIRTYGTQQLLVLNNFSDKTMTVPLPEKFQTAKVLITNEATLTPTATMTLPPYATIGLLQKA
- a CDS encoding glucose PTS transporter subunit IIA, giving the protein MADTKKLQLMAPVSGLAMAITDVSDPVFSQKMMGDGFGIDPTDGQIAAPVDGRIMMIADTKHAIGIKADNGAELLVHLGIDTVELKGAPFEIDTAMDARVKAGDLIGSMDLDAIKKAGKKTTVIVAITNSKEVLDHLDVNAGEVNRGEEVAVMTPKPMAATAAAAPKNESKYAATARQIIADVGGSQNVNSLIHCITRLRFYLKDEQLPDVDTVKNIPGVIDVARANGQYQVVIGQAVTDVYDEVIKQLGPGYSNAEGTAQAIQETQLEAQDTSGWGRVKHGLQALIGTITGSMIPVIGLLAASGMLKGILNILTTWGGLSVKNPTYEIINAMGDATFYFLPVIVGFTAAQKLGSDPVIVGIIGAFLIYPSIAQIATTGKVSGTLLGMGINANFFGLPVHIANYTYSIFPMIFAAWMAAKLEPWIKSWMPLVLRMIFSPLVEIFLVGMTVVLVVGPLITVASGAITAGIQALLSLTPMISDAIIAGFYQVLVIFGLHWAVIPIITAQLSSAHPESVLNGIVSISMIAQGAGALAVWVKTKHNPALKGLSLSAFISACCGITEPAMYGVNLKYGRVFIFASIGAAIGGLVNGLLGVNMYGFTGSFLGFPSFAAPGWANNPNNLWNFWIASIVTLVAAFLLVYFFGYKDADANQAKTAPKKKRLGKTVE
- the sstT gene encoding serine/threonine transporter SstT; the encoded protein is MYKRYKDVSLILKIVIGIIVGAVLGVMVPSWSFIDVLGKLFVGALKAIAPLLVFLLIMSAISKYRSGAKNHFGTVIVLYLSATLFSSIAAVAVSYLFPIKLVLPGAMKIAESAPKDLGTVVTSLLTNAVANPISALVEGNYLAILFWSLLIGSGLRLTSAVTKKVVTELADTVSAVAQNVIQFAPFGIVGLLHESLSKTGVKGVMAYGQLLMLLVATMVFVYLVVYPFMVWLMTRQNPYPLTFWTLKVSGIPAFFTRSGAVNIPINLKASKDLGLNEESYAISIPLGGSANSGGAAITVSIMTLATANTMGVHVSIFLALLLCFLSAISATGVSGIAGGSLLLIPMAASLFGISNDIAMQVVGIGFIIGVVQDSVETAVNSASDLLFTATAEYADDRREGHPVDIRAKVKAAGKGTAEVVTPEKANEAEESEQV